Proteins from a single region of Hordeum vulgare subsp. vulgare chromosome 6H, MorexV3_pseudomolecules_assembly, whole genome shotgun sequence:
- the LOC123401238 gene encoding uncharacterized protein LOC123401238 gives MSISPLLQPLALSTHFTATSSTPDPSECRTWRSLRSPCPPTPPTRSSPMASRIRTSQSQWKRRRWLLKRSDETGPAQGRGDERGGLAPLNHGGAAREGRRGHRREIQLCREWGMGPGWTTWSPCGRPTSRSHGNRRSPTRASSDPGPSTCASGHRPLLMATRSTPSSSPPSTAASRPMPRTPPRSTLSLMMQRSAPSSTPASICPSTPPATRVIKRDNLIF, from the coding sequence ATGtccatctctcctctcctacaaccccTCGCTCTCTCCACGCACTTCACCGCGACATCAAGCACTCCAGATCCATCCGAATGCCGAACATGGAGGAGTCTGCGCAGCCCATGCCCGCCGACCCCTCCGACCCGGAGCTCCCCAATGGCGTCGAGGATCCGAACAAGCCAGAGCCAgtggaagaggaggaggtggctgTTGAAGAGGTCCGACGAGACCGGACCCGCCCAAGGGCGAGGGGACGAACGTGGAGGGCTGGCGCCACTAAATCATGGAGGAGCCGCTCGGGAAGGCCGCCGAGGCCACCGCCGGGAGATCCAACTTTGCCGGGAATGGGGCATGGGGCCTGGCTGGACCACGTGGAGCCCATGTGGCCGGCCAACAAGCCGCAGCCATGGGAACCGCCGCTCACCGACGCGGGCGTCCTCTGACCCTGGACCGTCGACATGCGCATCCGGGCACAGGCCGCTCCTGATGGCTACGCGCTCCAccccatcctcgtctccaccttcCACCGCTGCCTCCAGACCGATGCCCAGGACGCCACCACGCTCTACGCTGTCCCTGATGATGCAGCGCTCTGCGCCGTCCTCGACTCCAGCGTCAATATGCCCCTCGACACCTCCCGCGACAAG